From the Teredinibacter turnerae T7901 genome, one window contains:
- a CDS encoding FadR/GntR family transcriptional regulator: MKILNGGHNLTHQVTYNLGLDIVRGKYKFGGEFPTEAQLADQYDISRSVMREAVKMLTAKGLISSRPRQGIRLQATSEWNMFDSDVLMWTLNSRPSLELLKEFTQLRVAIEPEAAALAAQGASEEQKTDILAALERMRQAELGNDDALESDIEFHTTILLASGNRFFIQLRDFIETALRVSITHTNRIKNVHFASFADHKRVCDPIISGNPESARTAIKALLNEAIDLIDSSLLTRR; encoded by the coding sequence ATGAAGATTTTAAACGGTGGCCATAATCTGACTCACCAAGTGACTTACAATCTTGGGTTAGATATCGTACGTGGCAAATACAAGTTCGGAGGAGAGTTTCCGACAGAAGCCCAATTGGCAGATCAGTACGATATCAGTCGTAGTGTTATGCGAGAAGCAGTGAAAATGCTCACAGCGAAAGGGCTTATCTCTTCGCGGCCCAGGCAGGGTATTAGGTTGCAAGCTACTTCTGAATGGAATATGTTCGATTCCGATGTTTTGATGTGGACACTGAACAGTCGCCCTTCGCTTGAACTCCTCAAAGAATTTACCCAGCTCCGCGTAGCCATAGAGCCCGAAGCTGCCGCGCTCGCCGCCCAAGGGGCATCCGAAGAGCAAAAGACTGACATTCTCGCTGCATTGGAGCGCATGCGTCAGGCGGAACTGGGTAACGACGATGCACTCGAATCCGACATCGAATTCCATACGACGATTTTGCTCGCAAGCGGAAATCGTTTCTTCATTCAGTTGCGTGACTTTATTGAGACTGCACTTCGGGTAAGTATTACCCACACTAATCGCATAAAAAATGTACATTTTGCCAGCTTCGCAGACCACAAGCGTGTTTGCGACCCCATCATCTCCGGCAACCCGGAATCGGCGCGCACCGCAATAAAAGCGCTTCTTAACGAGGCCATTGACTTGATCGACAGCTCACTATTAACCCGGCGATAA
- a CDS encoding UDP-glucose--hexose-1-phosphate uridylyltransferase, producing the protein MTMNFDPKDHPHRRFNALTGEWVLVSPHRAKRPWQGQSETLDVTERPSYDPDCYLCPGNKRITGDENPNYLNTFVFSNDFAALQANTPNMYSDDELFRLEAEQGEARVICFSPDHSKTLPELELTQITKIVECWVEQTKELSGRYAHIQVFENKGSMMGCSMPHPHGQVWAQKNMPTLVAKEHEHQGTYFENNNRALLLDYAERELKDGQRLVVSNDDWIVVVPWWAAWPFETLVLPRFSVQKMVDLNSSQRLSLADVVRQIAIRYDNLFNMSFPYSMGWHGAPIDGEEHSAWQLHGHFFPPLLRSATVRKFMVGYEMLAESQRDLTPEQAADKLRSLPASHYKAALGGEVSHD; encoded by the coding sequence ATGACAATGAATTTTGATCCAAAGGATCACCCACATCGCCGTTTTAATGCGCTAACTGGAGAGTGGGTGTTGGTGTCACCACACAGGGCTAAACGCCCCTGGCAAGGGCAATCTGAGACTCTAGATGTTACCGAGCGCCCAAGCTATGACCCTGATTGTTACTTGTGTCCGGGCAACAAACGTATAACCGGAGATGAGAATCCAAATTACTTGAACACGTTCGTTTTTTCGAACGATTTCGCCGCTCTCCAGGCGAATACACCGAATATGTACAGCGATGACGAGCTATTTCGCCTTGAAGCGGAGCAGGGGGAAGCTCGAGTGATCTGCTTTTCACCTGATCACAGCAAAACACTTCCCGAGTTGGAGCTTACTCAAATAACAAAGATTGTCGAATGTTGGGTAGAGCAGACAAAGGAGCTCAGTGGTCGCTACGCTCATATCCAGGTTTTTGAGAATAAGGGTTCTATGATGGGGTGTTCTATGCCGCATCCGCATGGCCAGGTATGGGCGCAGAAGAACATGCCGACCCTTGTCGCGAAAGAGCATGAGCATCAAGGCACTTACTTCGAGAATAACAACCGCGCGTTATTGTTGGATTATGCGGAGAGAGAACTCAAAGACGGCCAACGACTTGTGGTGAGTAATGATGACTGGATAGTTGTGGTGCCCTGGTGGGCGGCGTGGCCATTTGAAACCTTGGTGTTACCGCGTTTTAGCGTCCAAAAAATGGTAGATCTTAACTCAAGTCAACGGTTGTCGCTGGCAGATGTAGTCCGGCAAATAGCCATCCGATACGATAATTTATTTAATATGTCTTTTCCCTATTCAATGGGTTGGCACGGTGCGCCAATCGATGGTGAGGAGCATTCTGCCTGGCAGCTGCACGGCCATTTTTTTCCGCCTCTTCTGCGCTCGGCTACCGTGAGAAAATTTATGGTGGGTTATGAAATGCTGGCCGAATCACAGCGCGATTTAACGCCCGAACAAGCCGCGGATAAGCTGCGATCTCTGCCCGCCAGCCATTACAAAGCAGCATTAGGTGGCGAGGTGAGCCATGACTGA